In the genome of Panthera uncia isolate 11264 chromosome B3 unlocalized genomic scaffold, Puncia_PCG_1.0 HiC_scaffold_1, whole genome shotgun sequence, one region contains:
- the GALNT16 gene encoding polypeptide N-acetylgalactosaminyltransferase 16, giving the protein MCFKVVVSIVTVKVPAEFQLGLLMVKKQAQEVTSQGQTAVNTGILAQSPQISKARLVTGTPSRGFDEKVYLAAKQLKAGEDPYRQHAFNQLESDKLSPDRPIRDTRHYSCPSVAYSTDLPATSVIITFHNEARSTLLRTVKSVLNRTPAGLIQEIILVDDFSSDPEDCLLLTRIPKVKCLRNDRREGLIRSRVRGADVATAAVLTFLDSHCEVNTEWLQPMLQRVKEDHTRVVSPIIDVISLDNFAYLAASADLRGGFDWSLHFKWEQIPLEQKIARTDPTKPIRTPVIAGGIFVIDKSWFNHLGKYDAQMDIWGGENFELSFRVWMCGGSLEIVPCSRVGHVFRKRHPYNFPEGNALTYIRNTKRTAEVWMDEYKQYYYEARPSAIGKAFGSVATRIEQRKKMNCKSFRWYLDNVYPELTVPVKEVLPGIIKQGVSCLESQGQDSAGNFLLGMGICRGSAKNPPAPQAWLFSDHLIQQQGKCLTATSTSITPGSLVVLQVCNPREGRQRWRRKASFIQHSVSGLCLEAKPAQLVTSKCQSDAPAQQWQLLPHT; this is encoded by the exons GTGACAGGAACACCCTCCAGAGGCTTTGATGAGAAGGTGTACCTGGCAGCCAAACAGCTGAAGGCTGGAGAGGACCCTTACAGGCAGCATGCCTTCAACCAGCTAGAAAGTGACAAACTGAGCCCCGACCGGCCCATCCGGGACACCCGCCATTACAG TTGCCCCTCTGTGGCCTACTCCACCGACCTGCCAGCCACCAGCGTCATCATCACCTTCCACAATGAGGCCCGCTCCACCCTCCTGCGCACAGTGAAGAG TGTCCTGAACCGAACTCCAGCCGGCCTGATCCAGGAGATCATTTTAGTggatgacttcagctcagatc CTGAAGACTGTCTGCTCCTGACCAGGATCCCCAAGGTCAAGTGCCTACGCAACGATCGGCGGGAAG GGCTGATCCGGTCCCGAGTCCGTGGGGCAGATGTGGCCACAGCTGCTGTCCTCACCTTTCTGGACAGCCACTGTGAAGTGAATACCGAGTGGCTACAGCCTATGCTGCAACGGGTAAAGGAG GACCACACCCGCGTGGTGAGCCCCATCATTGATGTCATCAGTCTGGACAATTTTGCCTACCTCGCTGCGTCTGCGGATCTTCGCGGAG GATTTGACTGGAGCCTGCATTTCAAGTGGGAGCAGATCCCTCTTGAGCAGAAGATTGCCAGGACCGACCCCACCAAGCCCATAAG GACGCCCGTCATAGCTGGGGGAATCTTCGTGATCGACAAGTCCTGGTTTAACCATTTGGGAAAGTATGATGCCCAGATGGACATCTGGGGGGGAGAGAATTTTG AGCTCTCCTTCAGGGTGTGGATGTGCGGTGGAAGCTTGGAGATCGTGCCCTGCAGCCGGGTGGGCCACGTCTTCAGGAAACGGCACCCCTACAACTTCCCTGAGGGCAATGCCCTCACCTACATCAG GAATACCAAGCGCACTGCAGAGGTGTGGATGGATGAATACAAGCAGTATTACTATGAGGCCCGGCCCTCGGCCATCGGAAAGGCCTTTGGCAG TGTAGCCACACGGATCgagcagaggaagaagatgaaCTGTAAGTCCTTCCGCTGGTACCTGGATAACGTCTACCCAGAGCTCAC AGTCCCAGTGAAGGAAGTGCTCCCTGGCATCATTAAGCAAGGGGTTAGTTGCTTAGAATCCCAGGGCCAAGACTCAGCCGGGAACTTCCTGCTTGGAATGGGGATCTGCAGAGGGTCCGCCAAGAACCCTCCAGCACCGCAG GCGTGGCTGTTCAGTGACCATCTCATCCAGCAGCAGGGGAAGTGCCTGACTGCCACCTCCACCTCCATCACCCCCGGGTCCCTGGTCGTTCTGCAGGTGTGCAACCcaagagaaggcaggcag aGATGGAGGAGAAAAGCCTCTTTCATCCAGCACTCGGTCAGCGGCCTCTGCCTGGAGGCCAAGCCCGCCCAGCTTGTGACCAGCAAGTGCCAGTCCGACGCCCCGGCCCAGCAGTGGCAGCTGTTGCCCCACACATGA